The following proteins come from a genomic window of Kitasatospora sp. NBC_01246:
- a CDS encoding glycosyltransferase — translation MTILHISQPVDGGVARVVVDLVRGQREAGHRVLVACPRGGRLAEEAAAAGALVQDWPARRSPGPSVAAEAWRLRRIVRAAAPDMVHLHSAKAGLAGRLAIRGAMPTVFQPHAWSFAAVEGALAAATLRWERYATRWAHRLLCVSVQERADGVAAGLHADWAVVPNGVDVRHYAPADRRAARIALGLDLDAPLAVCVGRLCRQKGQDVLLDAWPEVLRLVPQARLALVGTGPEEARLAAAVRESAEPSRIRLAGEVPDPRPWLAAADLVVLPSRWEGMALAPLEAMAAGRPVLLTDVPGARECLPPTERKCAVVPPGDAAALATRMAEALSDPIECERRGARLREHAVARHDVRSVVEQVDALYRDLLGAGPAAGRRRARVPERI, via the coding sequence ATGACGATCCTTCACATTTCGCAGCCCGTCGACGGCGGGGTCGCCCGCGTCGTCGTCGACCTGGTCCGCGGCCAGCGCGAGGCCGGCCACCGGGTCCTGGTCGCCTGCCCGCGCGGCGGCCGGCTGGCCGAGGAGGCCGCCGCCGCCGGGGCGCTGGTCCAGGACTGGCCCGCCCGCCGCTCGCCCGGCCCGTCCGTCGCCGCCGAGGCGTGGCGGCTGCGCCGGATCGTCCGCGCCGCCGCGCCCGACATGGTCCACCTGCACAGCGCCAAGGCCGGACTGGCGGGCCGGCTGGCCATCCGGGGCGCGATGCCGACCGTGTTCCAGCCGCACGCCTGGTCGTTCGCCGCCGTGGAGGGCGCGCTGGCCGCGGCCACCCTGCGCTGGGAGCGCTACGCGACCCGGTGGGCGCACCGTCTGCTCTGCGTCAGCGTCCAGGAGCGGGCCGACGGCGTCGCCGCGGGCCTGCACGCCGACTGGGCGGTGGTGCCCAACGGCGTGGACGTGCGCCACTACGCGCCCGCCGACCGCCGGGCCGCCCGGATCGCGCTCGGCCTCGACCTCGACGCGCCGCTGGCGGTCTGCGTGGGCCGGCTCTGCCGCCAGAAGGGCCAGGACGTGCTGCTCGACGCGTGGCCCGAGGTGCTGCGGCTGGTGCCGCAGGCCCGGCTGGCCCTGGTCGGCACCGGTCCGGAGGAGGCCCGGCTGGCCGCCGCCGTCCGGGAGTCGGCCGAACCGTCCCGGATCCGGCTGGCCGGGGAGGTGCCGGATCCGCGGCCGTGGCTGGCGGCGGCCGATCTGGTGGTGCTGCCCTCGCGCTGGGAGGGGATGGCGCTGGCGCCGCTGGAGGCGATGGCGGCGGGCCGGCCGGTCCTGTTGACGGACGTGCCCGGAGCCCGTGAATGCCTGCCTCCGACCGAGCGGAAGTGCGCGGTCGTGCCGCCCGGGGACGCCGCCGCGCTCGCCACCCGAATGGCCGAAGCATTGTCCGACCCGATCGAGTGCGAGCGACGCGGTGCGCGCCTGCGCGAGCACGCCGTGGCGCGCCATGACGTGCGATCGGTGGTCGAACAGGTGGACGCGCTCTACCGCGATCTGCTGGGCGCCGGGCCGGCGGCCGGACGCCGCCGTGCCCGTGTCCCAGAGCGGATCTGA
- a CDS encoding exopolysaccharide biosynthesis polyprenyl glycosylphosphotransferase, with the protein MTIDHDSVPRPGRPLSGPRRPATGLLDRPARSAQTRSTPALRRHRRPVRSRLALPVTLAAVDAFALCTATGLANRALDPAVRVDPLLGVAALLPLLLLLNLAGGLYRARLTLSVLDELPALTVRAVVATAFAVTLAGCLDGRWPDTGPATPARLTALLGAQLLLAVCGRTLLFHLVRRIRRSRPSPVLVLGAGRLGRRVAEALRERGEYGMRPVGFLDPDPPLLAGDTDLPVLGGREVLEREVRRHRIHHVVATAGAADEAETAAALRDAARLGCQVWLVPALREYGSLENGHSTGGDHLWGFPCLKVDRPAMRRPGWAAKRALDVTAAGLGLLALAPVLALCALAVRFDTGPGVLFRQQRTGLDGRVFTVLKFRTLRPSNEHESATRWNISQDHRMGAVGKLMRRSSLDELPQLWNVLRGDMSLVGPRPERPYFVMRFSQAYPEYADRHRVPVGLTGLAQVNGLRGDTSIEDRARFDNRYIESWSLWQDVKILCRTAALMLHPDGS; encoded by the coding sequence ATGACCATTGACCACGACAGCGTGCCACGGCCCGGCCGGCCCCTGTCCGGCCCGCGCCGGCCCGCCACCGGACTGCTCGACCGCCCCGCCAGGTCCGCACAGACCCGCAGCACCCCGGCGCTCCGCCGCCACCGCCGACCGGTCCGCTCCCGGCTCGCCCTGCCCGTCACTCTGGCCGCCGTCGACGCCTTCGCCCTGTGCACCGCCACCGGGCTCGCCAACCGGGCCCTCGACCCGGCGGTCCGGGTCGATCCGCTGCTGGGCGTGGCCGCCCTGCTCCCGCTGCTGCTCCTGCTCAACCTGGCCGGCGGCCTCTACCGGGCCCGGCTCACCCTCTCCGTCCTCGACGAGCTCCCCGCGCTGACCGTCCGGGCCGTCGTGGCCACCGCCTTCGCCGTCACCCTGGCCGGCTGCCTGGACGGCCGCTGGCCCGACACCGGCCCCGCCACCCCGGCCCGGCTGACCGCGCTGCTCGGCGCCCAGCTGCTGCTCGCCGTCTGCGGCCGGACGCTGCTCTTCCACCTGGTCCGCCGGATCCGCCGCAGCCGGCCCAGCCCCGTACTGGTCCTCGGCGCCGGCCGGCTCGGCCGCCGGGTCGCCGAGGCCCTCCGGGAGCGCGGCGAGTACGGCATGCGCCCGGTCGGCTTCCTCGACCCGGACCCGCCGCTGCTGGCCGGCGACACCGACCTGCCGGTGCTCGGCGGCCGCGAGGTGCTGGAGCGCGAGGTCCGCCGCCACCGGATCCACCACGTCGTCGCCACCGCGGGCGCCGCCGACGAGGCCGAGACCGCCGCCGCCCTGCGCGACGCCGCCCGGCTCGGCTGCCAGGTCTGGCTGGTGCCCGCGCTGCGCGAGTACGGCTCCCTGGAGAACGGCCACTCGACCGGCGGCGACCACCTCTGGGGCTTCCCCTGCCTGAAGGTGGACCGCCCGGCGATGCGCCGCCCCGGCTGGGCCGCCAAGCGCGCCCTGGACGTCACCGCCGCCGGCCTCGGCCTGCTCGCCCTCGCCCCCGTGCTCGCCCTGTGCGCGCTCGCCGTCCGCTTCGACACCGGCCCCGGCGTGCTCTTCCGCCAGCAGCGCACCGGGCTGGACGGCCGGGTCTTCACCGTCCTCAAGTTCCGCACCCTGCGCCCCAGCAACGAGCACGAGTCGGCGACCCGCTGGAACATCTCCCAGGACCACCGGATGGGCGCCGTCGGCAAGCTGATGCGCCGCAGCTCCCTGGACGAGCTGCCGCAGCTGTGGAACGTGCTGCGCGGCGACATGAGCCTGGTCGGCCCGCGCCCCGAGCGCCCCTACTTCGTCATGCGGTTCAGCCAGGCCTACCCCGAGTACGCGGACCGCCACCGCGTCCCGGTCGGCCTCACCGGACTCGCCCAGGTCAACGGCCTGCGCGGGGACACCTCCATCGAGGACCGGGCCCGCTTCGACAACCGCTACATCGAGAGCTGGAGCCTCTGGCAGGACGTCAAGATCCTGTGCCGCACCGCGGCCCTGATGCTCCACCCGGACGGAAGCTGA
- a CDS encoding ABC transporter permease encodes MTGPSTRPAHPAPPSVELLLLAAADRGARPPHPVGRTLPPPRPGTRRPPRPDGDRLATRPLRHAGKVFAAEALKQHRTLFGQPLVLASMLVWPVLQLAATYYTLHPIAAGSAAAARWPLAADPAKLLGFLATGALAWAFFFSLVQSAWNFAYERTTGTLELLFLSPADRLVLMLANGAGALLQNAWLLTCFLGAAAFGFGSLDVAGPWVYPVVLLALLLPAVAWGALLNSLMVFSRDSTFVYTVLDDPMWFVAGVRLPVFALPGVLRMLGAALPLTGSLAVVRGALLEREGFGELAPGLGRLAVLCVLLLACAALALRLGEARAQRTGGLRLS; translated from the coding sequence GTGACCGGCCCGTCGACCCGGCCGGCGCACCCCGCGCCGCCCTCCGTCGAGCTGCTGCTGCTCGCCGCGGCCGACCGCGGCGCCCGGCCGCCCCACCCCGTCGGCCGCACCCTCCCGCCACCCCGCCCGGGCACCCGTCGCCCGCCCCGCCCGGACGGCGACCGCCTCGCCACCCGGCCGCTGCGGCACGCCGGCAAGGTGTTCGCCGCCGAGGCGCTGAAGCAGCACCGCACGCTCTTCGGCCAGCCGCTGGTGCTCGCCTCGATGCTGGTCTGGCCGGTGCTCCAACTGGCCGCCACCTACTACACGCTGCACCCGATCGCCGCCGGCTCGGCCGCCGCCGCCCGCTGGCCGCTCGCCGCCGACCCGGCCAAGCTGCTCGGCTTCCTCGCGACCGGTGCGCTGGCCTGGGCGTTCTTCTTCTCGCTCGTCCAGTCCGCGTGGAACTTCGCCTACGAGCGCACCACCGGCACGCTGGAGCTGCTCTTCCTCTCGCCCGCCGACCGGCTGGTCCTGATGCTGGCCAACGGCGCCGGCGCACTGCTGCAGAACGCCTGGCTGCTCACCTGTTTCCTGGGCGCCGCCGCCTTCGGCTTCGGCAGCCTGGACGTCGCCGGGCCCTGGGTCTACCCGGTGGTGCTCCTCGCCCTGCTGCTGCCCGCGGTGGCCTGGGGCGCGCTGCTCAACAGCCTGATGGTGTTCTCGCGCGACTCCACCTTCGTCTACACCGTGCTGGACGATCCGATGTGGTTCGTCGCCGGGGTCCGGCTGCCGGTCTTCGCGCTGCCCGGGGTGCTGCGGATGCTCGGCGCGGCGCTGCCGCTGACCGGCAGCCTGGCCGTGGTCCGCGGCGCGCTGCTGGAGCGGGAGGGGTTCGGCGAACTCGCCCCCGGGCTCGGCCGGCTGGCCGTGCTCTGCGTGCTGCTGCTGGCGTGCGCGGCACTGGCGCTGCGCCTCGGCGAGGCGCGGGCGCAGCGGACGGGGGGCCTGCGCCTGTCCTGA
- a CDS encoding winged helix-turn-helix transcriptional regulator: MLKEVPARDATCAIAQSAAVIGDWWSILIVRESARGLLRFDELQHELGISRKVLTERLRHLTEAGVLVRVPYQSAPVRHEYRLTEAGRALLPVLVAMQDWADRWLLGDGALSGSAAPDSAEAARLAALPGTRLPALTLPAHTGGELDPVDPAAGATVLFCYPATGRPGPLPPGWGDIPGAVGCTLENRLFREAYPEFRAAGLALRGVSTQRPDEQREFAAAEEIPFPLLSDLDVRLAAALRLPTFHVGQGLRLKRAVLVLDRTRVVRRVAFPVTDIPAAVRQALADAREVALESR, translated from the coding sequence GTGCTCAAAGAGGTACCCGCGCGGGACGCCACCTGCGCGATCGCCCAGTCGGCGGCCGTGATCGGCGACTGGTGGAGCATCCTGATCGTCCGCGAGTCGGCGCGCGGCCTGCTGCGCTTCGACGAGCTCCAGCACGAGCTGGGCATCTCCCGGAAGGTCCTCACCGAGCGGCTCCGCCACCTGACCGAGGCAGGCGTGCTGGTCCGGGTGCCGTACCAGAGCGCCCCGGTGCGCCACGAGTACCGGCTCACCGAGGCCGGCCGGGCGCTGCTGCCGGTCCTGGTCGCGATGCAGGACTGGGCGGACCGCTGGCTGCTCGGCGACGGCGCGCTCTCCGGCTCGGCCGCGCCCGACAGCGCGGAGGCCGCCCGGCTGGCGGCGCTGCCCGGCACCCGGCTGCCGGCGCTCACCCTGCCCGCGCACACCGGCGGCGAGCTGGACCCGGTCGATCCGGCGGCCGGCGCCACCGTGCTGTTCTGCTACCCGGCCACCGGCCGCCCCGGGCCACTGCCGCCGGGCTGGGGCGACATCCCCGGCGCGGTCGGCTGCACGCTGGAGAACCGGCTCTTCCGCGAGGCGTACCCCGAGTTCCGCGCGGCCGGTCTGGCGCTGCGCGGGGTATCCACCCAACGGCCCGACGAACAGCGGGAGTTCGCGGCGGCGGAGGAGATCCCCTTCCCCCTCCTGTCCGACCTGGACGTCCGGCTGGCGGCCGCCCTGCGACTGCCCACCTTCCACGTCGGCCAGGGCCTGCGGCTGAAGCGGGCGGTGCTCGTGCTGGACCGCACCCGGGTGGTGCGCCGGGTGGCCTTCCCGGTCACCGACATCCCCGCCGCCGTCCGGCAGGCGCTCGCCGACGCGCGCGAGGTGGCGCTGGAAAGCCGCTGA
- a CDS encoding HipA family kinase, whose translation MLDQVTAVRYVDPLRAGGSVPGVVETDDLGTYVVKFIGAAQGRKALVAEVIVGELARRLGLPVPELRLVDFDPAVADAEPDPEVQDILRASRGLNLGMDLLPGARDFRPGMIPVGPAEAGRVVWLDALTGNVDRSVHNPNLMVWHGKLWLIDNGAALVFHHRWSGAAGSVGKRYDLSAHALGGYAPDVALADDELGPLVTTALLEEVVALVPDAWLADEPGFDSVAAVRHAYVAHLAARAARSRDWLPDGFATPEQVREAERRRAAASRAGRPAWLQEVPDLHGKPAVETVWDHHFE comes from the coding sequence GTGCTCGATCAGGTGACAGCAGTGCGCTACGTCGATCCGCTGCGGGCCGGCGGCTCCGTCCCCGGCGTCGTGGAGACCGACGACCTCGGCACCTACGTGGTCAAGTTCATCGGTGCCGCGCAGGGCCGCAAGGCCCTGGTGGCCGAGGTGATCGTCGGTGAACTGGCCCGGCGGCTCGGCCTGCCGGTGCCGGAACTCCGGCTGGTCGACTTCGACCCGGCGGTCGCCGACGCCGAGCCCGACCCGGAGGTCCAGGACATCCTCCGGGCGAGCCGCGGACTCAACCTCGGGATGGACCTGCTGCCCGGCGCCCGCGACTTCAGGCCCGGCATGATCCCCGTCGGGCCGGCCGAGGCCGGCCGGGTGGTCTGGCTGGACGCGCTCACCGGGAATGTCGACCGCAGCGTGCACAACCCCAATCTGATGGTCTGGCACGGCAAGCTCTGGCTGATCGACAACGGCGCCGCGCTGGTCTTCCACCACCGCTGGTCCGGCGCCGCGGGCTCGGTGGGCAAGCGCTACGACCTGAGCGCCCACGCCCTCGGCGGCTACGCCCCCGACGTCGCGCTGGCCGACGACGAGCTCGGGCCGCTGGTCACCACCGCGCTGCTGGAGGAGGTCGTGGCGCTCGTCCCCGACGCGTGGCTGGCCGACGAGCCCGGCTTCGACTCGGTGGCCGCGGTGCGGCACGCCTACGTCGCCCACCTCGCCGCCCGTGCGGCGCGCTCCCGCGACTGGCTGCCGGACGGCTTCGCCACGCCCGAGCAGGTGCGCGAGGCCGAGCGCCGGCGGGCCGCCGCCAGCCGGGCCGGCCGACCCGCCTGGCTCCAGGAGGTGCCGGACCTGCACGGCAAGCCGGCGGTCGAGACGGTCTGGGACCACCACTTCGAGTGA
- a CDS encoding ABC transporter ATP-binding protein — MIRTTALRKTFRSREKGLFGPRAVKTAVDGLDLEIPAGRVTGLLGLNGAGKTSTIKILATLLRPTSGTVTLDGLDLVEHAREARRRINLIAGGERMVYGKLTGAENLRYFGHLYDVPGAVLRPRIGELLELVGLTGAADTPVERYSRGMTQRLSIARGLINDPAYLLLDEPTLGLDAPIARDLRRVVAALAAEGRGVLLTSHYLTEVEELCGHVYVISGGRHLAAGSPAELKAATGSHRSVRVTVTNPSPELEAAVADFALRLGVRAELGATGQGGLLVTVRHPEDVAGPLAGAIVAAGGSIGGLEVTEATLEDAVLALTDTAPAPAGARSEVAA, encoded by the coding sequence ATGATCCGCACCACCGCCCTGCGCAAGACCTTCCGCAGCCGGGAGAAGGGCCTCTTCGGCCCGCGCGCCGTGAAGACCGCCGTCGACGGCCTCGACCTGGAGATCCCGGCCGGCCGGGTCACCGGACTGCTCGGCCTCAACGGCGCGGGCAAGACCTCCACCATCAAGATCCTCGCCACCCTGCTCCGCCCCACCTCCGGCACCGTCACCCTGGACGGCCTCGACCTGGTCGAGCACGCCCGCGAGGCCCGGCGCCGGATCAACCTGATCGCCGGCGGCGAGCGGATGGTCTACGGCAAGCTCACCGGCGCCGAGAACCTCCGCTACTTCGGCCACCTCTACGACGTCCCCGGCGCGGTTCTGCGCCCCCGGATCGGCGAACTCCTGGAGCTGGTCGGCCTCACCGGAGCCGCCGACACCCCGGTCGAGCGGTACTCGCGCGGCATGACCCAGCGGCTCTCGATCGCCCGCGGCCTGATCAACGACCCGGCCTACCTGCTGCTCGACGAGCCCACCCTCGGCCTGGACGCGCCGATCGCCCGGGACCTGCGCCGGGTGGTCGCCGCCCTCGCCGCCGAGGGGCGCGGCGTGCTGCTCACCTCGCACTACCTGACCGAGGTCGAGGAGCTGTGCGGGCACGTCTACGTGATCTCCGGCGGGCGCCACCTCGCCGCCGGCAGCCCGGCCGAGCTCAAGGCCGCGACCGGCAGCCACCGCAGCGTCCGGGTCACCGTCACCAATCCCTCTCCCGAACTGGAGGCCGCCGTGGCCGACTTCGCGCTCCGCCTCGGTGTCCGCGCCGAGCTCGGGGCCACCGGGCAGGGCGGCCTGCTGGTCACCGTCCGCCATCCCGAGGACGTGGCCGGCCCGCTGGCGGGGGCGATCGTCGCCGCCGGCGGGTCGATCGGCGGGCTGGAGGTCACCGAGGCCACCCTGGAGGACGCCGTCCTGGCGCTCACCGACACCGCCCCGGCGCCCGCCGGCGCCCGCTCGGAGGTGGCCGCGTGA
- a CDS encoding SRPBCC family protein yields the protein MGQVQATTERVYDAAPERVYEALADYQVTRPKLLPAQYSEYEVRVGGTGAGTQVHWRLQATEKRVRDCLFTVSAPAPDQLVEKDANSSMVITWTVAAAGEGRSKVTVSATWQGAGGIGGFFERTFAPKGLNRIHDQILANLAAEVR from the coding sequence ATGGGACAGGTACAGGCCACCACCGAGCGGGTCTACGACGCGGCCCCCGAGCGGGTCTACGAGGCGCTGGCCGACTACCAGGTGACCCGCCCCAAGCTGCTGCCGGCGCAGTACAGCGAGTACGAGGTCCGGGTCGGCGGCACCGGCGCGGGCACCCAGGTGCACTGGCGGCTCCAGGCCACCGAGAAGCGGGTGCGGGACTGCCTGTTCACCGTCTCGGCGCCGGCGCCGGACCAGCTGGTGGAGAAGGACGCCAACTCCAGCATGGTGATCACCTGGACGGTCGCCGCGGCCGGTGAGGGCCGGTCGAAGGTCACCGTCTCGGCCACCTGGCAGGGTGCGGGCGGCATCGGCGGCTTCTTCGAGCGCACCTTCGCGCCGAAGGGCCTGAACCGGATCCACGACCAGATCCTGGCCAACCTGGCGGCCGAGGTCCGCTGA
- a CDS encoding ABC transporter permease, with protein MGEQMSVAWATLRRTWTMTFRAYPWSYAVGCLLIGVFTLGLSYLGLHAIGGGSVAEDFTARTGGADYLGYIAIGAAGYMFTVRMLLWSSKALITEQRQGTLGALLIAPAGRLPYLLGFTGFALLNTAVEVGLLGGFAAVLGVTLPAWHPLAALAGLLALSAAVFAVAVLLGALMIVAGEAHISQNTVFLAVSLLCGITFPNSYLPVPARWLAELLPVTSAMDVLRGALGRGQPLTELTARLVTCLALSLGYLLLGLRLLPAAERRAAERSF; from the coding sequence ATGGGGGAGCAGATGTCCGTCGCCTGGGCGACGCTGCGCCGCACCTGGACGATGACCTTCCGGGCCTACCCGTGGTCCTACGCCGTCGGCTGTCTGCTGATCGGCGTCTTCACCCTCGGCCTGTCCTACCTGGGCCTGCACGCCATCGGCGGCGGCTCGGTGGCCGAGGACTTCACCGCCCGCACCGGAGGCGCCGACTACCTCGGCTACATCGCGATCGGCGCGGCCGGCTACATGTTCACCGTCCGGATGCTGCTCTGGAGCAGCAAGGCGCTGATCACCGAGCAGCGCCAGGGCACCCTGGGCGCGCTGCTGATCGCCCCCGCCGGGCGGCTGCCCTACCTGCTCGGCTTCACCGGGTTCGCGCTGCTCAACACCGCCGTCGAGGTCGGGCTGCTCGGCGGGTTCGCCGCGGTGCTCGGCGTCACGCTGCCCGCCTGGCACCCGCTCGCCGCCCTCGCCGGGCTGCTCGCGCTCAGCGCCGCCGTCTTCGCCGTCGCGGTGCTGCTCGGCGCGCTGATGATCGTCGCCGGCGAGGCGCACATCTCGCAGAACACCGTCTTCCTCGCCGTCTCGCTGCTCTGCGGCATCACCTTCCCCAACAGCTACCTGCCGGTGCCCGCCCGGTGGCTGGCCGAGCTGCTGCCCGTCACCTCCGCGATGGACGTGCTGCGCGGCGCGCTCGGCCGGGGGCAGCCGCTCACCGAGCTCACCGCGCGGCTGGTGACCTGCCTCGCCCTCAGCCTGGGCTACCTGCTGCTCGGTCTGCGGCTGCTGCCCGCCGCCGAGCGCCGGGCCGCCGAGCGGAGCTTCTGA
- a CDS encoding lipid II flippase MurJ, which yields MTTDRPTALTPTLPAPRSAPAAETTAAPRRGFLAKAFGITAVLSAAGSALGLLRDLLLARYFGANQGTDAFLVAWTVPETAAPLLIEDAMSFLMVPAFALALVLREEHPDGPDPVRQLVRATLPWLLLALTALSLGVALGAPQLVDLLAPGLADPGLAVTCTRITACTVLPFGVAGYLAAALRAHHSFTAPAGIYVAYNVGILGVLLSCHALWGVRSAAIGVALGSLLMAGLLVVPFLRRLRSGRAAAGRRARPALVLIPLALLPVAAFTLTRQAQVFIERFLGSALPPGTISHLNYAAKVSQLAMTAAILICTVTFPLVARALAAGDLTAARDRVEKDLGQAAAVVLFGTAFLLACAPSVVALLFQRGAFGAQDTAATAAVIRVYSFGLPAQALIGVMIRPYFSLRPVVRRAGDPRTDDGGRRLLDWYPAAAMVLGLVVTVAVGLLATPRFGALGLAAGNAAGITTTAALLLRGLVLRGIALRLRLVLGGHARLLAAAAGAAALGTPAAGLPADPLLSTLLGGLTVALAFAALGTGLGAREVRGPVLAVVRALCPPSVADEGKPPHGR from the coding sequence ATGACCACCGACCGGCCGACCGCGCTCACCCCGACGCTGCCGGCCCCCCGCTCCGCACCCGCCGCCGAGACCACGGCGGCCCCCCGGCGCGGCTTCCTCGCCAAGGCCTTCGGCATCACCGCCGTGCTCAGCGCCGCCGGCTCCGCCCTCGGCCTGCTCCGCGACCTGCTGCTGGCCCGCTACTTCGGCGCCAACCAGGGCACCGACGCGTTCCTGGTCGCCTGGACCGTCCCGGAGACCGCCGCACCGCTGCTGATCGAGGACGCCATGTCCTTCCTCATGGTGCCCGCCTTCGCCCTGGCCCTGGTCCTGCGGGAGGAGCACCCCGACGGGCCCGACCCGGTCCGCCAGCTGGTCCGCGCGACCCTGCCCTGGCTGCTGCTGGCGCTCACCGCGCTCTCGCTCGGCGTCGCGCTCGGCGCCCCCCAGCTGGTCGACCTGCTCGCCCCCGGCCTGGCCGACCCCGGGCTCGCCGTCACCTGCACCCGGATCACCGCATGCACCGTGCTGCCCTTCGGCGTGGCCGGCTATCTCGCCGCCGCACTCCGGGCGCACCACAGCTTCACCGCCCCGGCCGGCATCTACGTCGCCTACAACGTCGGCATCCTCGGCGTCCTGCTCAGCTGCCACGCGCTCTGGGGCGTCCGCTCCGCCGCGATCGGCGTCGCCCTCGGCAGCCTGCTGATGGCCGGTCTGCTGGTCGTCCCGTTCCTGCGCCGGCTGCGGTCCGGCCGCGCCGCCGCGGGCCGCCGGGCCCGCCCCGCACTCGTGCTGATCCCGCTCGCGCTGCTGCCGGTGGCCGCCTTCACGCTCACCCGGCAGGCTCAGGTCTTCATCGAGCGCTTCCTCGGCTCCGCGCTGCCGCCCGGCACCATCTCGCACCTCAACTACGCCGCCAAGGTCTCCCAACTGGCCATGACGGCGGCCATCCTGATCTGCACGGTGACCTTCCCGCTGGTCGCCCGGGCGCTCGCCGCCGGGGACCTCACCGCAGCCCGCGACCGGGTCGAGAAGGACCTCGGCCAGGCGGCCGCGGTCGTCCTGTTCGGCACCGCCTTCCTGCTGGCCTGCGCCCCCTCGGTGGTCGCCCTGCTCTTCCAGCGCGGCGCCTTCGGCGCCCAGGACACCGCCGCCACCGCGGCCGTCATCCGCGTCTACAGCTTCGGACTGCCCGCGCAGGCGCTGATCGGCGTGATGATCCGCCCCTACTTCTCGCTCCGCCCGGTGGTCCGCCGCGCCGGCGACCCGCGCACCGACGACGGCGGCCGCCGGCTGCTCGACTGGTACCCGGCCGCCGCCATGGTGCTCGGCCTGGTCGTCACCGTCGCCGTCGGCCTGCTCGCCACGCCCCGCTTCGGCGCCCTCGGCCTGGCCGCCGGGAACGCGGCCGGCATCACCACCACCGCGGCGCTGCTGCTGCGCGGGCTCGTCCTGCGCGGCATCGCGCTGCGCCTGCGCCTGGTCCTCGGCGGCCACGCCAGGCTGCTGGCCGCCGCCGCCGGGGCGGCCGCCCTCGGCACCCCCGCCGCCGGACTCCCCGCCGACCCCCTGCTCTCGACGCTGCTCGGGGGCCTCACCGTGGCGCTCGCCTTCGCCGCCCTCGGCACCGGTCTCGGTGCCCGCGAGGTGCGCGGACCGGTCCTCGCCGTCGTCCGGGCCCTGTGCCCGCCATCCGTTGCCGATGAAGGGAAGCCTCCCCATGGACGCTGA
- a CDS encoding O-antigen ligase family protein, with product MALTLDLVPTPARALHRAVAALAARPSLLAAATVLLVCVPTGEKDVTAAVHVTAADLASLALVAVTAVELLRGRTPAIGRTAAVQFGVIVFAAAVATVGSIDPAASLTGFVRLTQVFVLVPAAVLCSLRDRTDRRLVLGSFVAAALVQGVVGAHQYLTGTGASYTGRPIRAVGTFGALDIMAMSTVVSYGLLAALALGLAERGPAGRPKLRRAMFAAAAFLAFPLAVSFSRGSWIATGAAAAVLLLRADARLAVRSAVLGLAAAVVLIGGLGLGASGVTARISSIGSVSAAPDQSVSDRYDLWSTAGRIWQDHPVSGAGPKAFQQLRDSNAPLRLSSGSDAADATIGFQREPLLSPHNMYFLVLSEQGLIGIVAYAALFLGLLVGCLRRARGSGLAALALLVWVLVDFLYADIGGTTTVLTSVVLGLAARTAAGATPEATPR from the coding sequence GTGGCCCTCACCCTCGATCTCGTCCCGACGCCCGCCCGGGCGTTACACCGGGCGGTCGCGGCGCTCGCCGCCCGGCCCAGCCTGCTCGCGGCCGCCACCGTGCTGCTGGTCTGCGTCCCCACCGGCGAGAAGGACGTCACCGCCGCCGTCCACGTCACCGCCGCCGACCTCGCCTCGCTGGCCCTGGTCGCGGTCACCGCCGTCGAGCTGCTGCGCGGCCGCACCCCCGCGATCGGCCGGACCGCCGCCGTGCAGTTCGGCGTGATCGTGTTCGCCGCCGCCGTCGCCACCGTCGGCTCGATCGACCCGGCCGCCAGCCTCACCGGCTTCGTCCGGCTCACCCAGGTCTTCGTCCTGGTGCCCGCCGCCGTCCTCTGCTCGCTGCGCGACCGCACCGACCGGCGGCTGGTGCTCGGCTCCTTCGTCGCCGCCGCGCTGGTCCAGGGCGTGGTCGGCGCCCACCAGTACCTCACCGGGACGGGCGCCTCCTACACCGGCCGGCCGATCCGCGCCGTCGGCACCTTCGGCGCGCTCGACATCATGGCGATGTCCACCGTGGTCAGCTACGGCCTGCTCGCGGCCCTCGCGCTGGGGCTCGCCGAGCGAGGCCCGGCCGGCCGGCCGAAGCTGCGCCGGGCGATGTTCGCGGCCGCGGCCTTCCTGGCCTTCCCGCTCGCCGTCTCGTTCAGCCGCGGCAGCTGGATCGCCACCGGCGCCGCCGCCGCCGTCCTGCTGCTGCGGGCCGACGCCCGGCTGGCGGTCCGCAGCGCCGTCCTCGGCCTGGCCGCCGCCGTCGTGCTGATCGGCGGCCTCGGCCTCGGGGCCTCCGGCGTCACCGCCCGGATCAGCTCCATCGGCTCCGTCTCGGCCGCCCCCGACCAGTCGGTGTCCGACCGCTACGACCTCTGGTCCACCGCCGGGCGCATCTGGCAGGACCACCCGGTCAGCGGCGCCGGCCCCAAGGCCTTCCAGCAACTGCGCGACAGCAACGCCCCGTTGCGGCTCTCCTCGGGCAGCGACGCGGCCGACGCCACCATCGGCTTCCAGCGCGAACCGCTGCTCTCCCCGCACAACATGTACTTCCTGGTCCTCAGCGAGCAGGGGCTGATCGGCATCGTCGCCTACGCCGCGCTGTTCCTCGGTCTGCTGGTCGGGTGCCTGCGCCGGGCCCGGGGCAGCGGCCTCGCGGCGCTCGCCCTGCTGGTCTGGGTCCTGGTCGACTTCCTCTACGCGGACATCGGCGGCACCACCACCGTGCTGACCTCCGTCGTCCTCGGCCTCGCCGCCCGGACCGCCGCCGGCGCCACACCGGAGGCGACCCCCCGATGA